Proteins found in one Salvia splendens isolate huo1 chromosome 10, SspV2, whole genome shotgun sequence genomic segment:
- the LOC121751627 gene encoding probable galactinol--sucrose galactosyltransferase 2 isoform X1, with protein sequence MYKKMIVRPAFVLPACRYFPPFVRLRESMVVRRRACVVPSTPSMISSKLRGVDSRPFLESGRKMTVTPKISLNEGNLVVHGKTILTGVADNIVLTPGSGAGLVAGAFIGATASHSKSLHVFPVGVLEGVRFMCLFRFKLWWMTQRMGTCGQDIPLETQFMLVESKDACEGEHEDRPTIYTVFLPLLEGQFRAVLQGNEKNELEICLESGDNAVETNQGNYLVYMHAGTNPFEVINQAVKAVEKHLQTFQHREKKKLPSFIDWFGWCTWDAFYTDVTAEGVEEGLKSLTEGHTPPRFLIIDDGWQQIGSEVKDAANAVVQEGAQFANRLTGIKENEKFKKNVESDEQESGLKQVVKTSKQQHNVKYVYVWHALAGYWGGVQPSGPGMEHYETSLAYPVQSPGVLGNQPDIVMDSLAVHGLGLVHPKKVFNFYNELHSYLASCGVDGVKVDVQNIIETLGAGHGGRVSLTRSYHQALEASISRNFPDNGCIACMCHNTDGLYSAKQTAIVRASDDFYPRDPASHTIHISSVAYNTVFLGEFMQPDWDMFHSLHPAAEYHAAARSVGGCAIYVSDKPGNHNFDLLKKLVLPDGSILRAQLPGRPTLDCLFVDPARDGTSLLKIWNTNKCSGVVGVFNCQGAGWCKVTKKTRIHNASPGTLTGSVRATDVNSIAQIARPDWKGETVAYAYRSGEVVRLPEGASLPVTLKVLEYELFHFCPVKNVTDSIAFAPIGLLDMFNSGAAVEQFEVYNTSITNDDTETSIENRSPVAKIALRARGCGRFGVYCSQRPLSCTVDNVETEFNYEAASGLATLMIPVPKEEMYRWCIEIQV encoded by the exons ATGTATAAGAAAATGATTGTGCGTCCGGCGTTTGTTTTGCCTGCGTGTCGATATTTTCCTCCGTTTGTGCGTTTGCGGGAGAGTATGGTTGTACGTCGTCGAGCGTGTGTTGTACCTTCTACCCCATCGATGATTTCGTCGAAGCTCCGTGGAG TTGATTCTCGACCATTTCTAGAGAGTGGAAGAAAAATGACGGTGACGCCGAAGATCTCTCTCAATGAAGGGAACCTTGTGGTTCATGGGAAAACCATACTCACAGGCGTGGCTGACAACATTGTGCTGACTCCGGGATCAGGTGCCGGCCTTGTCGCCGGTGCATTCATCGGCGCAACGGCTTCACACAGCAAGAGCCTTCACGTCTTCCCAGTTGGCGTTCTAGA GGGTGTGCGGTTTATGTGCCTATTCCGATTCAAGCTGTGGTGGATGACCCAACGAATGGGAACCTGCGGGCAGGATATTCCGTTGGAGACGCAGTTCATGCTCGTTGAGAGTAAAGACGCATGTGAAGGGGAGCACGAAGACAGGCCGACTATATACACTGTCTTCCTGCCTCTTCTCGAAGGGCAGTTTCGTGCTGTTCTTCAGGGTAATGAGAAGAATGAGCTCGAGATTTGCCTCGAGAGTG GAGATAATGCTGTTGAAACCAATCAAGGAAATTACCTTGTTTACATGCATGCTGGGACCAACCCTTTTGAAGTGATCAATCAGGCTGTGAA AGCTGTGGAGAAACACTTGCAAACATTTCAGCacagagagaagaagaag TTGCCCTCGTTCATCGACTGGTTTGGCTGGTGCACCTGGGACGCTTTCTACACTGATGTCACTGCAGAAGGTGTCGAAGAAGGGCTCAAAAG CTTGACGGAGGGACATACGCCTCCTCGTTTTCTCATCATAGATGATGGCTGGCAACAAATCGGGAGTGAGGTGAAGGACGCTGCAAATGCTGTTGTACAAGAAGGAGCTCA GTTTGCAAACAGGCTAACAGGAATAAAAGAGAAtgaaaaattcaagaaaaacgTCGAAAGTGATGAGCAAGAATCAGGTCTGAAGCAGGTGGTGAAAACATCAAAGCAGCAGCACAATGTCAA GTATGTCTATGTTTGGCACGCGCTAGCAGGTTACTGGGGCGGAGTGCAACCATCCGGTCCTGGTATGGAACACTATGAGACATCTTTGGCATACCCGGTGCAGTCACCTGGGGTTCTAGGCAACcagccggacattgttatggaCAGCCTTGCTGTTCATGGCTTGGGACTGGTACACCCTAAGAAGGTCTTCAACTTCTACAATGAGCTTCACTCCTATCTGGCTTCGTGTGGTGTGGATGGAGTCAAAGTCGACGTGCAGAATATCATTGAGACTCTAGGTGCAGGCCATGGTGGTAGAGTATCTCTCACTCGTAGCTATCACCAGGCCCTTGAAGCCTCCATCTCTCGGAACTTTCCAGACAACGGGTGTATCGCTTGCATGTGCCACAATACTGATGGACTCTATAGCGCCAAGCAGACTGCTATAGTTAGAGCCTCAGACGATTTCTACCCTCGCGATCCTGCTTCACACACCATTCACATTTCTTCAGTAGCTTACAACACTGTATTCTTGGGTGAATTCATGCAGCCTGACTGGGATATGTTCCAT AGCCTGCATCCAGCTGCTGAGTATCATGCTGCAGCTCGATCCGTGGGAGGGTGTGCTATATATGTTAGTGACAAGCCTGGTAACCACAACTTCGACCTTCTGAAGAAGCTGGTTCTCCCCGATGGATCAATTCTCAGAGCACAGTTGCCCGGACGACCCACACTAGATTGCCTCTTTGTCGACCCAGCCAGAGATGGGACGAG CTTGCTTAAAATCTGGAACACGAACAAGTGCTCTGGAGTGGTTGGCGTATTCAATTGCCAAGGTGCAGGGTGGTGCAAGGTAACTAAGAAGACGCGTATTCATAATGCCTCCCCCGGCACTCTCACTGGCTCTGTTCGAGCCACTGATGTCAACTCAATTGCTCAAATTGCTCGACCGGACTGGAAGGGAGAGACTGTTGCCTATGCTTATAGATCAGGAGAGGTAGTTCGGTTGCCAGAAGGGGCTTCATTGCCTGTCACTCTCAAGGTTCTCGAATACGAACTCTTCCACTTCTGTCCTGTGAAG AATGTGACGGACAGCATTGCCTTCGCTCCCATTGGCTTGCTAGACATGTTCAATTCCGGTGCTGCTGTCGAGCAGTTTGAAGTCTACAATACCTCCATAACCAACGATGACACCGAGACTTCAATTGAAAACAGATCGCCTGTCGCTAAAATAGCACTTAGGGCTAGAGGATGTGGGCGCTTCGGTGTCTACTGCTCTCAACGGCCACTGAGCTGCACCGTGGACAACGTTGAAACTGAGTTTAACTATGAAGCAGCAAGCGGATTGGCAACCCTGATGATCCCAGTTCCCAAAGAGGAAATGTATAGATGGTGCATTGAAATCCAAGTTTAA
- the LOC121751627 gene encoding probable galactinol--sucrose galactosyltransferase 2 isoform X2: MISSVRGVVCFHSLSLFDRKLEIFVDSRPFLESGRKMTVTPKISLNEGNLVVHGKTILTGVADNIVLTPGSGAGLVAGAFIGATASHSKSLHVFPVGVLEGVRFMCLFRFKLWWMTQRMGTCGQDIPLETQFMLVESKDACEGEHEDRPTIYTVFLPLLEGQFRAVLQGNEKNELEICLESGDNAVETNQGNYLVYMHAGTNPFEVINQAVKAVEKHLQTFQHREKKKLPSFIDWFGWCTWDAFYTDVTAEGVEEGLKSLTEGHTPPRFLIIDDGWQQIGSEVKDAANAVVQEGAQFANRLTGIKENEKFKKNVESDEQESGLKQVVKTSKQQHNVKYVYVWHALAGYWGGVQPSGPGMEHYETSLAYPVQSPGVLGNQPDIVMDSLAVHGLGLVHPKKVFNFYNELHSYLASCGVDGVKVDVQNIIETLGAGHGGRVSLTRSYHQALEASISRNFPDNGCIACMCHNTDGLYSAKQTAIVRASDDFYPRDPASHTIHISSVAYNTVFLGEFMQPDWDMFHSLHPAAEYHAAARSVGGCAIYVSDKPGNHNFDLLKKLVLPDGSILRAQLPGRPTLDCLFVDPARDGTSLLKIWNTNKCSGVVGVFNCQGAGWCKVTKKTRIHNASPGTLTGSVRATDVNSIAQIARPDWKGETVAYAYRSGEVVRLPEGASLPVTLKVLEYELFHFCPVKNVTDSIAFAPIGLLDMFNSGAAVEQFEVYNTSITNDDTETSIENRSPVAKIALRARGCGRFGVYCSQRPLSCTVDNVETEFNYEAASGLATLMIPVPKEEMYRWCIEIQV; encoded by the exons ATGATTTCCTCCGTTAGAGGCGTTGTTTGTTTTCATTCTCTTTCCCTGTTTGATCGGAAACTGGAGATTTTCG TTGATTCTCGACCATTTCTAGAGAGTGGAAGAAAAATGACGGTGACGCCGAAGATCTCTCTCAATGAAGGGAACCTTGTGGTTCATGGGAAAACCATACTCACAGGCGTGGCTGACAACATTGTGCTGACTCCGGGATCAGGTGCCGGCCTTGTCGCCGGTGCATTCATCGGCGCAACGGCTTCACACAGCAAGAGCCTTCACGTCTTCCCAGTTGGCGTTCTAGA GGGTGTGCGGTTTATGTGCCTATTCCGATTCAAGCTGTGGTGGATGACCCAACGAATGGGAACCTGCGGGCAGGATATTCCGTTGGAGACGCAGTTCATGCTCGTTGAGAGTAAAGACGCATGTGAAGGGGAGCACGAAGACAGGCCGACTATATACACTGTCTTCCTGCCTCTTCTCGAAGGGCAGTTTCGTGCTGTTCTTCAGGGTAATGAGAAGAATGAGCTCGAGATTTGCCTCGAGAGTG GAGATAATGCTGTTGAAACCAATCAAGGAAATTACCTTGTTTACATGCATGCTGGGACCAACCCTTTTGAAGTGATCAATCAGGCTGTGAA AGCTGTGGAGAAACACTTGCAAACATTTCAGCacagagagaagaagaag TTGCCCTCGTTCATCGACTGGTTTGGCTGGTGCACCTGGGACGCTTTCTACACTGATGTCACTGCAGAAGGTGTCGAAGAAGGGCTCAAAAG CTTGACGGAGGGACATACGCCTCCTCGTTTTCTCATCATAGATGATGGCTGGCAACAAATCGGGAGTGAGGTGAAGGACGCTGCAAATGCTGTTGTACAAGAAGGAGCTCA GTTTGCAAACAGGCTAACAGGAATAAAAGAGAAtgaaaaattcaagaaaaacgTCGAAAGTGATGAGCAAGAATCAGGTCTGAAGCAGGTGGTGAAAACATCAAAGCAGCAGCACAATGTCAA GTATGTCTATGTTTGGCACGCGCTAGCAGGTTACTGGGGCGGAGTGCAACCATCCGGTCCTGGTATGGAACACTATGAGACATCTTTGGCATACCCGGTGCAGTCACCTGGGGTTCTAGGCAACcagccggacattgttatggaCAGCCTTGCTGTTCATGGCTTGGGACTGGTACACCCTAAGAAGGTCTTCAACTTCTACAATGAGCTTCACTCCTATCTGGCTTCGTGTGGTGTGGATGGAGTCAAAGTCGACGTGCAGAATATCATTGAGACTCTAGGTGCAGGCCATGGTGGTAGAGTATCTCTCACTCGTAGCTATCACCAGGCCCTTGAAGCCTCCATCTCTCGGAACTTTCCAGACAACGGGTGTATCGCTTGCATGTGCCACAATACTGATGGACTCTATAGCGCCAAGCAGACTGCTATAGTTAGAGCCTCAGACGATTTCTACCCTCGCGATCCTGCTTCACACACCATTCACATTTCTTCAGTAGCTTACAACACTGTATTCTTGGGTGAATTCATGCAGCCTGACTGGGATATGTTCCAT AGCCTGCATCCAGCTGCTGAGTATCATGCTGCAGCTCGATCCGTGGGAGGGTGTGCTATATATGTTAGTGACAAGCCTGGTAACCACAACTTCGACCTTCTGAAGAAGCTGGTTCTCCCCGATGGATCAATTCTCAGAGCACAGTTGCCCGGACGACCCACACTAGATTGCCTCTTTGTCGACCCAGCCAGAGATGGGACGAG CTTGCTTAAAATCTGGAACACGAACAAGTGCTCTGGAGTGGTTGGCGTATTCAATTGCCAAGGTGCAGGGTGGTGCAAGGTAACTAAGAAGACGCGTATTCATAATGCCTCCCCCGGCACTCTCACTGGCTCTGTTCGAGCCACTGATGTCAACTCAATTGCTCAAATTGCTCGACCGGACTGGAAGGGAGAGACTGTTGCCTATGCTTATAGATCAGGAGAGGTAGTTCGGTTGCCAGAAGGGGCTTCATTGCCTGTCACTCTCAAGGTTCTCGAATACGAACTCTTCCACTTCTGTCCTGTGAAG AATGTGACGGACAGCATTGCCTTCGCTCCCATTGGCTTGCTAGACATGTTCAATTCCGGTGCTGCTGTCGAGCAGTTTGAAGTCTACAATACCTCCATAACCAACGATGACACCGAGACTTCAATTGAAAACAGATCGCCTGTCGCTAAAATAGCACTTAGGGCTAGAGGATGTGGGCGCTTCGGTGTCTACTGCTCTCAACGGCCACTGAGCTGCACCGTGGACAACGTTGAAACTGAGTTTAACTATGAAGCAGCAAGCGGATTGGCAACCCTGATGATCCCAGTTCCCAAAGAGGAAATGTATAGATGGTGCATTGAAATCCAAGTTTAA
- the LOC121751627 gene encoding probable galactinol--sucrose galactosyltransferase 2 isoform X3: MTVTPKISLNEGNLVVHGKTILTGVADNIVLTPGSGAGLVAGAFIGATASHSKSLHVFPVGVLEGVRFMCLFRFKLWWMTQRMGTCGQDIPLETQFMLVESKDACEGEHEDRPTIYTVFLPLLEGQFRAVLQGNEKNELEICLESGDNAVETNQGNYLVYMHAGTNPFEVINQAVKAVEKHLQTFQHREKKKLPSFIDWFGWCTWDAFYTDVTAEGVEEGLKSLTEGHTPPRFLIIDDGWQQIGSEVKDAANAVVQEGAQFANRLTGIKENEKFKKNVESDEQESGLKQVVKTSKQQHNVKYVYVWHALAGYWGGVQPSGPGMEHYETSLAYPVQSPGVLGNQPDIVMDSLAVHGLGLVHPKKVFNFYNELHSYLASCGVDGVKVDVQNIIETLGAGHGGRVSLTRSYHQALEASISRNFPDNGCIACMCHNTDGLYSAKQTAIVRASDDFYPRDPASHTIHISSVAYNTVFLGEFMQPDWDMFHSLHPAAEYHAAARSVGGCAIYVSDKPGNHNFDLLKKLVLPDGSILRAQLPGRPTLDCLFVDPARDGTSLLKIWNTNKCSGVVGVFNCQGAGWCKVTKKTRIHNASPGTLTGSVRATDVNSIAQIARPDWKGETVAYAYRSGEVVRLPEGASLPVTLKVLEYELFHFCPVKNVTDSIAFAPIGLLDMFNSGAAVEQFEVYNTSITNDDTETSIENRSPVAKIALRARGCGRFGVYCSQRPLSCTVDNVETEFNYEAASGLATLMIPVPKEEMYRWCIEIQV; encoded by the exons ATGACGGTGACGCCGAAGATCTCTCTCAATGAAGGGAACCTTGTGGTTCATGGGAAAACCATACTCACAGGCGTGGCTGACAACATTGTGCTGACTCCGGGATCAGGTGCCGGCCTTGTCGCCGGTGCATTCATCGGCGCAACGGCTTCACACAGCAAGAGCCTTCACGTCTTCCCAGTTGGCGTTCTAGA GGGTGTGCGGTTTATGTGCCTATTCCGATTCAAGCTGTGGTGGATGACCCAACGAATGGGAACCTGCGGGCAGGATATTCCGTTGGAGACGCAGTTCATGCTCGTTGAGAGTAAAGACGCATGTGAAGGGGAGCACGAAGACAGGCCGACTATATACACTGTCTTCCTGCCTCTTCTCGAAGGGCAGTTTCGTGCTGTTCTTCAGGGTAATGAGAAGAATGAGCTCGAGATTTGCCTCGAGAGTG GAGATAATGCTGTTGAAACCAATCAAGGAAATTACCTTGTTTACATGCATGCTGGGACCAACCCTTTTGAAGTGATCAATCAGGCTGTGAA AGCTGTGGAGAAACACTTGCAAACATTTCAGCacagagagaagaagaag TTGCCCTCGTTCATCGACTGGTTTGGCTGGTGCACCTGGGACGCTTTCTACACTGATGTCACTGCAGAAGGTGTCGAAGAAGGGCTCAAAAG CTTGACGGAGGGACATACGCCTCCTCGTTTTCTCATCATAGATGATGGCTGGCAACAAATCGGGAGTGAGGTGAAGGACGCTGCAAATGCTGTTGTACAAGAAGGAGCTCA GTTTGCAAACAGGCTAACAGGAATAAAAGAGAAtgaaaaattcaagaaaaacgTCGAAAGTGATGAGCAAGAATCAGGTCTGAAGCAGGTGGTGAAAACATCAAAGCAGCAGCACAATGTCAA GTATGTCTATGTTTGGCACGCGCTAGCAGGTTACTGGGGCGGAGTGCAACCATCCGGTCCTGGTATGGAACACTATGAGACATCTTTGGCATACCCGGTGCAGTCACCTGGGGTTCTAGGCAACcagccggacattgttatggaCAGCCTTGCTGTTCATGGCTTGGGACTGGTACACCCTAAGAAGGTCTTCAACTTCTACAATGAGCTTCACTCCTATCTGGCTTCGTGTGGTGTGGATGGAGTCAAAGTCGACGTGCAGAATATCATTGAGACTCTAGGTGCAGGCCATGGTGGTAGAGTATCTCTCACTCGTAGCTATCACCAGGCCCTTGAAGCCTCCATCTCTCGGAACTTTCCAGACAACGGGTGTATCGCTTGCATGTGCCACAATACTGATGGACTCTATAGCGCCAAGCAGACTGCTATAGTTAGAGCCTCAGACGATTTCTACCCTCGCGATCCTGCTTCACACACCATTCACATTTCTTCAGTAGCTTACAACACTGTATTCTTGGGTGAATTCATGCAGCCTGACTGGGATATGTTCCAT AGCCTGCATCCAGCTGCTGAGTATCATGCTGCAGCTCGATCCGTGGGAGGGTGTGCTATATATGTTAGTGACAAGCCTGGTAACCACAACTTCGACCTTCTGAAGAAGCTGGTTCTCCCCGATGGATCAATTCTCAGAGCACAGTTGCCCGGACGACCCACACTAGATTGCCTCTTTGTCGACCCAGCCAGAGATGGGACGAG CTTGCTTAAAATCTGGAACACGAACAAGTGCTCTGGAGTGGTTGGCGTATTCAATTGCCAAGGTGCAGGGTGGTGCAAGGTAACTAAGAAGACGCGTATTCATAATGCCTCCCCCGGCACTCTCACTGGCTCTGTTCGAGCCACTGATGTCAACTCAATTGCTCAAATTGCTCGACCGGACTGGAAGGGAGAGACTGTTGCCTATGCTTATAGATCAGGAGAGGTAGTTCGGTTGCCAGAAGGGGCTTCATTGCCTGTCACTCTCAAGGTTCTCGAATACGAACTCTTCCACTTCTGTCCTGTGAAG AATGTGACGGACAGCATTGCCTTCGCTCCCATTGGCTTGCTAGACATGTTCAATTCCGGTGCTGCTGTCGAGCAGTTTGAAGTCTACAATACCTCCATAACCAACGATGACACCGAGACTTCAATTGAAAACAGATCGCCTGTCGCTAAAATAGCACTTAGGGCTAGAGGATGTGGGCGCTTCGGTGTCTACTGCTCTCAACGGCCACTGAGCTGCACCGTGGACAACGTTGAAACTGAGTTTAACTATGAAGCAGCAAGCGGATTGGCAACCCTGATGATCCCAGTTCCCAAAGAGGAAATGTATAGATGGTGCATTGAAATCCAAGTTTAA
- the LOC121751628 gene encoding 1,4-dihydroxy-2-naphthoyl-CoA thioesterase 1-like, with protein sequence MNQPPNTGKNSLSIPPSETESLDAPLHMIGFKFDELSAKKVSGCLLITPQCCQPFKVLHGGISALIAEALASIGAHIASGFTRVAGIHLSINHLKSAQEGDLVVAEATPVNVGKSIQVWEVRLSKRDPSNSEIQTLIASSRVTLLCNMSVPESARDAAKQLKKYAKL encoded by the exons ATGAATCAACCACCGAATACTGGAAAGAATTCTCTGTCTATACCACCATCAGAGACTGAGAGTCTGGATGCTCCACTTCACATGATTGGCTTTAAATTTGATGAACTCTCGGCTAAGAAAGTTTCAGGCTGCCTCCTGATTACTCCGCAGTGCTGTCAG CCATTCAAAGTTTTGCATGGAGGGATCTCAGCTTTGATAGCCGAGGCTTTGGCAAGCATAGGAGCTCATATTGCTTCGGGTTTTACAAGGGTAGCTGGTATACACCTAAGTATCAATCATCTAAAAAGCGCGCAGGAAGGTGATTTAGTAGTTGCTGAGGCTACACCAGTAAATGTTGGCAAATCCATTCAG GTCTGGGAAGTTCGCCTCTCAAAACGCGATCCTTCCAACTCTGAGATTCAAACGCTTATTGCATCCTCAAGAGTCACCCTTCTTTGCAACATGTCCGTGCCAGAATCTGCAAGGGATGCTGCTaaacaactaaaaaaatatgCTAAATTGTGA